A genomic window from Micromonospora sp. WMMA1947 includes:
- the greA gene encoding transcription elongation factor GreA, with translation MSTNGNEAPATWLSQDAYDRLQAELDELIANRPVIAAEINARREEGDLRENGGYHAAREEQGKAEGRILYLKELLRTAKVGEAPDTDAVSPGMVVKIYFDDDADDSETFLLGSREIASTTDLTVYSPESALGKAILGGKAGQTCTYTAPSGADIKVTIVSFEPYSG, from the coding sequence GTGTCCACAAATGGAAACGAGGCGCCCGCCACCTGGCTGTCCCAGGACGCCTACGACCGTCTGCAGGCCGAGCTCGACGAGCTGATCGCCAACCGGCCGGTCATCGCCGCCGAGATCAACGCCCGGCGCGAGGAGGGCGACCTGCGGGAGAACGGTGGCTACCACGCCGCCCGCGAGGAGCAGGGCAAGGCCGAGGGCCGCATTCTCTACCTCAAGGAGCTGCTGCGCACCGCCAAGGTCGGTGAGGCTCCGGACACCGACGCGGTCTCGCCGGGCATGGTCGTGAAGATCTACTTCGACGACGACGCCGACGACAGCGAGACGTTCCTGCTCGGCTCCCGGGAGATCGCCTCCACCACCGACCTCACGGTCTACAGCCCCGAGTCCGCGCTCGGCAAGGCCATCCTCGGCGGCAAGGCGGGGCAGACCTGCACCTACACCGCTCCGAGCGGCGCCGATATCAAGGTGACCATCGTCTCCTTCGAGCCGTACAGCGGCTGA
- a CDS encoding N-acetylglutaminylglutamine amidotransferase: MCGLAGEFRRDGSRADVSAVERMAATMSDRGPDDSGVWSQGPTALGHRRLKIIDLSAASGQPIVDAAAGLTGVFNGCIYNYRELRAELQAKGHRFFSSGDSEVVVKAYAEWGLDFVDHLIGMFAVAISERDTGRLVLARDRLGIKPLYLAESPGVVRFASTLPALLAGGGIDTTIDRVALAHYLSFHSIVPPPRTILAGVTKLPPATVRVYEADGSTHERVYWDPTFGRAAERAGWSERDWQDALLDSLTTAVRRRMVADVPVGVLLSGGLDSSLVVALLAGEGQARSGLATFSIGFDAVGGREGDEFVYSDLVAKTFGTDHHQIRVPTGDLLPPLEAAVAAMSEPMVSHDCVAFWLLSQEVAKHVKVVQSGQGADEILGGYHWYPPLAGVDREQALETYAKAFFDRDAAGLARVLNPAWLADGDPAREFVAAHLGRAGAQTAVDAGLRIDTQVMLTDDPVKRVDNMTMAHGLEARVPFLDHEFVELAASCPPELKLAQGGKGVLKEIGRRVLPHEVIDRPKGYFPVPGLTHLEGKLLDRVRDALTAPEARRRDLFRADYVDALLADPNAELTPLNGNKLWQLGLLEMWLQSHGID; this comes from the coding sequence ATGTGCGGACTTGCGGGAGAGTTCCGCCGTGACGGTTCACGCGCCGATGTCTCGGCCGTGGAGCGGATGGCGGCCACGATGAGTGACCGAGGGCCCGACGACAGCGGCGTCTGGTCGCAGGGCCCGACAGCGCTGGGACACCGGCGCCTGAAGATCATCGACCTGTCCGCGGCGAGCGGCCAACCCATCGTTGACGCCGCCGCCGGACTGACCGGCGTCTTCAACGGCTGCATCTACAACTACCGGGAACTGCGCGCCGAGCTGCAGGCCAAGGGCCACCGCTTCTTCTCGTCCGGGGACAGCGAAGTAGTGGTCAAGGCGTACGCCGAGTGGGGGCTCGACTTCGTCGACCACCTGATCGGCATGTTCGCGGTCGCGATCAGCGAGCGCGACACCGGCCGCCTGGTGCTGGCCCGGGACCGCCTCGGCATCAAGCCGCTCTACCTGGCCGAGAGCCCCGGCGTGGTGCGTTTCGCCTCCACCCTGCCGGCGCTGCTCGCCGGTGGCGGCATCGACACCACCATCGACCGGGTGGCGCTCGCCCACTACCTGAGCTTCCACAGCATCGTGCCGCCGCCGCGCACCATCCTCGCCGGCGTCACCAAGCTGCCGCCGGCCACGGTCCGGGTGTACGAGGCGGACGGCTCCACCCACGAGCGGGTGTACTGGGACCCGACCTTCGGCCGTGCCGCCGAGCGGGCCGGCTGGTCCGAGCGGGACTGGCAGGACGCGCTGCTCGACTCGCTGACCACCGCCGTACGCCGCCGCATGGTGGCCGACGTCCCGGTGGGCGTGCTGCTCTCCGGCGGCCTCGACTCCAGCCTGGTCGTCGCGCTGCTGGCCGGCGAGGGGCAGGCCCGGTCCGGCCTGGCCACGTTCTCCATCGGCTTCGACGCGGTCGGCGGCCGGGAGGGCGACGAGTTCGTCTACTCCGACCTGGTGGCGAAGACGTTCGGCACCGACCACCACCAGATCCGGGTGCCCACCGGTGACCTGCTGCCGCCGCTGGAGGCCGCCGTCGCGGCCATGAGCGAGCCCATGGTCAGCCACGACTGCGTCGCGTTCTGGCTGCTCAGCCAGGAGGTCGCGAAGCACGTCAAGGTGGTCCAGTCGGGCCAGGGCGCGGACGAGATCCTGGGCGGCTACCACTGGTACCCGCCGCTCGCGGGGGTGGACCGGGAGCAGGCGCTCGAGACGTACGCAAAGGCGTTCTTCGACCGCGACGCGGCCGGACTGGCCCGGGTGCTCAACCCGGCGTGGCTGGCCGACGGCGATCCGGCGCGGGAGTTCGTGGCCGCGCACCTGGGCCGCGCGGGCGCGCAGACCGCCGTCGACGCCGGCCTGCGGATCGACACCCAGGTCATGCTGACCGACGACCCGGTGAAGCGGGTCGACAACATGACCATGGCGCACGGGCTGGAGGCCCGGGTGCCGTTCCTCGACCACGAGTTCGTCGAGCTGGCCGCGAGCTGCCCGCCGGAGCTGAAGCTGGCCCAGGGCGGCAAGGGCGTGCTCAAGGAGATCGGTCGCCGGGTCCTGCCGCACGAGGTCATCGACCGCCCCAAGGGCTACTTCCCGGTGCCCGGCCTCACCCACCTGGAGGGCAAGCTCCTCGACCGGGTACGCGACGCGCTCACCGCCCCGGAGGCGCGCCGACGTGACCTGTTCCGCGCCGACTACGTCGACGCGCTGCTCGCCGACCCGAATGCCGAACTGACCCCGTTGAACGGAAACAAGCTGTGGCAACTGGGACTCCTGGAAATGTGGCTCCAGAGCCACGGAATCGACTGA
- a CDS encoding DUF4307 domain-containing protein: MSETHTTVAAEAPVFPPGRYGRRREPGRRRPVLLALTVTVLLAVLGLGAAKLYYQYGDPEYQGEMISYSDITDSRVTVDFRVTVPPGGSATCLLRARSHDGAQVGTAETTVTAEPGQRHIRTRQEVPTSARPFIGEVVRCRPAG, from the coding sequence GTGAGCGAGACGCACACCACAGTCGCCGCGGAGGCGCCGGTCTTCCCGCCGGGCCGCTACGGCCGCCGCCGGGAGCCGGGTCGCCGCCGGCCTGTCCTGCTCGCCCTGACGGTGACCGTCCTGCTCGCCGTCCTCGGGCTGGGCGCGGCGAAGCTCTACTACCAGTACGGCGACCCGGAGTACCAGGGCGAGATGATCAGCTACTCCGACATCACCGACTCCCGCGTGACAGTCGACTTCCGGGTCACCGTGCCGCCGGGCGGTTCCGCCACCTGTCTGCTGCGGGCCCGCTCGCACGACGGCGCCCAGGTGGGCACCGCCGAGACCACGGTGACCGCGGAGCCGGGCCAGCGCCACATCCGGACCCGCCAGGAGGTGCCCACGAGCGCCCGGCCGTTCATCGGTGAGGTGGTGCGCTGCCGGCCGGCCGGCTGA
- a CDS encoding nucleotidyl transferase AbiEii/AbiGii toxin family protein encodes MDALHRRLLEIGFAAGDDLGLMLAGGYAMCAHDLVDRPSQDIDFATAAALPLDAVTDRLAAAYVAAGFSARIIESTPRMARLLISDDTSSCEVDLLKEALAPPARMALGPVLAFEDAVGLKVRALHDRAAHRDYIDVRAASERLTWSELEHLGARHTAGFSLDELADRLGGVTERDSRTFRSYGLTEQQVDELRGWALRWEADIRARLANGETGPTGIPEDDWDAYLDRA; translated from the coding sequence ATGGACGCGCTGCACCGTCGCCTGCTGGAGATCGGTTTCGCTGCTGGTGACGACCTGGGGTTGATGCTCGCCGGCGGCTATGCCATGTGCGCCCACGACCTGGTCGACCGACCCTCCCAGGACATCGACTTCGCCACGGCCGCCGCGCTGCCGCTCGACGCCGTGACGGATCGCCTCGCCGCCGCCTACGTCGCGGCCGGGTTCTCCGCTCGGATCATCGAGTCGACGCCGCGCATGGCTCGCCTGCTGATCTCGGACGACACCTCCTCGTGCGAAGTCGACCTGCTCAAAGAGGCGCTCGCGCCGCCCGCCCGCATGGCGCTGGGCCCGGTGCTGGCGTTCGAGGATGCGGTCGGGCTGAAGGTCCGGGCGCTGCACGACCGTGCCGCGCACCGGGACTACATCGACGTCCGCGCAGCCTCAGAGCGGCTCACCTGGTCGGAGCTGGAGCACCTCGGCGCCCGGCACACCGCCGGCTTCTCGTTGGACGAACTGGCCGACCGGCTGGGTGGTGTGACGGAGCGGGACAGCCGGACATTCCGTTCGTACGGACTCACCGAGCAGCAGGTCGACGAGTTGCGCGGATGGGCGCTGCGATGGGAGGCGGACATCCGGGCTCGCCTCGCCAACGGCGAGACCGGCCCGACCGGCATCCCCGAAGACGACTGGGACGCCTACCTCGACCGCGCCTGA
- a CDS encoding DUF4328 domain-containing protein has translation MNCQTCGDATSPAHEECLRCGTRVGQPAVSPGTPTYGVRGLGTAGCVAVGTTVLCYLLTALFPLLGARLARSAAEQLDRDVLLGAVLAEVLFSLPYLLAILTAGTLVVIWTWRARKNLDAFPGAVPNLGPAWAIAGWLVPFANLVVPARVLGDLLRNSVWQRRQSWLVGVWWASWLVFLIGDRFVARAEEQRYDRLTELPRNDAEFGTYVRYYEEALAPRLVPAVACLVAGIAFVVLVRRISAAQQDRLARAVPVWPGQSAWPGQSAWPGQPGRPAPAAPMPVAPTSPQVPPAPGGTIGA, from the coding sequence ATGAACTGCCAGACCTGCGGGGACGCCACGTCCCCGGCGCATGAGGAGTGCCTGCGCTGCGGCACCCGCGTCGGTCAGCCCGCCGTGAGCCCCGGCACGCCCACGTACGGCGTACGCGGGCTGGGCACCGCCGGTTGCGTCGCGGTCGGCACGACAGTGCTGTGCTACCTGCTGACGGCGCTGTTCCCGCTGCTCGGCGCCCGGCTGGCCCGCTCGGCCGCGGAGCAGCTCGACCGGGACGTGCTGCTGGGCGCGGTGCTGGCCGAGGTGCTGTTCTCGCTGCCGTACCTGCTCGCCATCCTGACCGCCGGGACGCTCGTGGTGATCTGGACGTGGCGGGCGCGCAAGAACCTGGACGCCTTCCCGGGCGCGGTGCCGAACCTCGGCCCGGCGTGGGCGATCGCCGGGTGGCTGGTGCCGTTCGCCAACCTCGTCGTACCGGCCCGGGTGCTCGGCGACCTGCTCCGCAACAGTGTGTGGCAGCGCCGCCAGTCGTGGCTGGTCGGGGTGTGGTGGGCGAGCTGGCTGGTGTTCCTGATCGGCGACCGGTTCGTCGCGCGGGCCGAGGAGCAGCGGTACGACCGGCTGACCGAGCTGCCCCGCAACGACGCGGAGTTCGGCACGTACGTGCGTTACTACGAGGAGGCGCTCGCGCCCCGGCTGGTGCCGGCGGTGGCCTGCCTGGTCGCCGGGATCGCGTTCGTCGTGCTGGTTCGCCGGATCTCCGCCGCCCAGCAGGACCGGCTCGCCCGCGCCGTGCCGGTGTGGCCCGGCCAGTCCGCCTGGCCCGGCCAGTCCGCCTGGCCCGGTCAACCGGGCCGGCCCGCGCCCGCCGCGCCGATGCCGGTTGCGCCGACGTCGCCGCAGGTTCCGCCCGCCCCGGGTGGCACGATCGGGGCATGA
- a CDS encoding amidase, with the protein MAVPDILPTTWVGTTAKQIARAVRRGDVSATQVVADHLDHVARVDAELAAFRTVRGGEAITEAEKVDEQEELANLPLAGVPVAVKENTPVAGLPTWNGSAAMRTEVAEADHEVVRRLRGAGAVILGVTRMPELGLWALTDDDTGVTRNPWDKARTPGGSSGGAAAAVAAGLVPMAHGNDGLGSIRIPAACCGLVGLKPGRGVVPCQLGADDWFGLTEHGMLTSTVADAAVGFSVLAGRRPDKLVPPERLRVGVSLRSPVRGVSPDAPNRDAVAAAGRLLAAAGHDTVPADPVYPTRLGLQGIATWFAAAAADVRAAGVAPRRLQRRSRRHVTLGEWAQRRGYVREADRAAWRERSVHFFADNSIDLLLTPALAGPPPEAAGWSGRSWLANMSTNIRYAPYAAPWNIAGLPSIVVPVGRRPDGLPVGVQFVGPPGSELLLLGVAGQFEMQAPWARHAPGYPRVGTGSPATA; encoded by the coding sequence GTGGCAGTGCCGGACATCTTGCCGACGACCTGGGTCGGGACGACCGCGAAACAGATCGCCCGGGCGGTACGCCGTGGCGACGTCTCCGCCACCCAGGTGGTGGCCGACCACCTGGACCACGTCGCCCGGGTCGACGCCGAGCTGGCCGCGTTCCGCACGGTACGCGGCGGCGAGGCGATCACCGAGGCGGAGAAGGTCGACGAGCAGGAGGAACTGGCGAACCTGCCGCTAGCCGGGGTGCCGGTGGCGGTCAAGGAGAACACGCCGGTGGCCGGCCTGCCCACCTGGAACGGGTCGGCCGCGATGCGTACCGAGGTGGCGGAGGCCGACCACGAGGTGGTCCGGCGGCTGCGCGGCGCGGGCGCTGTCATCCTCGGCGTGACCCGGATGCCGGAGCTGGGCCTGTGGGCCCTCACCGACGACGACACCGGGGTGACCCGCAACCCGTGGGACAAGGCGCGTACCCCGGGTGGCTCCTCCGGCGGCGCGGCCGCCGCGGTGGCCGCCGGGCTGGTGCCGATGGCCCACGGCAACGACGGTCTCGGGTCGATCCGCATCCCGGCGGCCTGTTGCGGCCTGGTCGGGCTCAAGCCCGGCCGGGGCGTGGTGCCCTGCCAGCTCGGCGCGGACGACTGGTTCGGCCTCACCGAGCACGGCATGCTCACCAGCACCGTCGCCGACGCGGCGGTCGGCTTCTCGGTGCTGGCCGGGCGCCGGCCGGACAAGCTGGTCCCGCCGGAGCGGCTGCGGGTGGGTGTCTCGCTGCGCTCGCCGGTGCGCGGCGTCTCGCCGGACGCGCCGAACCGGGACGCGGTCGCCGCCGCCGGCCGGCTGCTCGCCGCCGCCGGGCACGACACCGTGCCCGCCGACCCGGTCTACCCGACCCGGCTCGGCCTCCAGGGCATCGCCACGTGGTTCGCGGCCGCCGCCGCCGACGTGCGCGCCGCCGGGGTGGCCCCGCGCCGGCTCCAGCGACGCAGCCGCCGGCACGTCACGCTCGGCGAGTGGGCACAACGCCGGGGGTACGTGCGGGAGGCCGACCGGGCCGCCTGGCGCGAACGGTCGGTGCACTTCTTCGCGGACAACTCGATCGACCTGCTGCTCACCCCGGCGCTGGCCGGGCCGCCGCCGGAGGCCGCCGGGTGGTCCGGCCGCTCCTGGCTGGCGAACATGTCGACCAACATCAGGTACGCCCCGTACGCGGCGCCGTGGAACATCGCCGGGTTGCCGTCGATCGTGGTGCCGGTCGGCCGCCGCCCGGACGGGCTGCCGGTGGGCGTGCAGTTCGTCGGCCCGCCCGGCTCGGAACTGCTGCTGCTCGGTGTGGCCGGCCAGTTCGAGATGCAGGCGCCCTGGGCACGGCACGCCCCCGGCTATCCCCGCGTCGGAACGGGGTCGCCGGCCACCGCGTGA
- the mca gene encoding mycothiol conjugate amidase Mca: MAEQLRLMAVHAHPDDESSKGAATMAKYVAEGVDVLVVTATGGERGSVLNPKMDRPDVWANIGDIRRAEMDAARAILGVEQAWLGFVDSGLPEGDPLPPLPEGCFALQDVDAAAAPLVRLMRQFRPHVVTTYDEEGGYPHPDHIMTHKVTVAAFDAAGDPERHPELGEPWQPLKLYYDVGFSRAKIMSLHEAVLAAGLESPYGEWMKRWDERPDKGARITTRVECADYFPVRDDALRAHATQIDPDGFWFQVPMELQKRAWPTEDFQLARSLVDSPLPESDLFAGVREACRAH; encoded by the coding sequence GTGGCAGAACAGCTACGTCTCATGGCGGTGCACGCCCATCCCGACGACGAGTCGAGCAAGGGCGCCGCCACCATGGCGAAATACGTCGCCGAGGGGGTGGACGTCCTGGTCGTCACCGCCACCGGTGGTGAGCGGGGCAGTGTGCTCAACCCCAAGATGGACCGCCCCGACGTCTGGGCGAACATCGGTGACATCCGGCGGGCCGAGATGGACGCCGCCCGGGCCATCCTCGGCGTCGAGCAGGCGTGGCTCGGTTTCGTCGACTCCGGGCTGCCCGAGGGTGACCCGCTCCCGCCGCTGCCGGAGGGCTGTTTCGCCCTCCAGGACGTGGACGCCGCCGCCGCGCCGCTGGTGCGCCTGATGCGGCAGTTCCGCCCGCACGTCGTCACCACGTACGACGAGGAGGGCGGCTACCCGCACCCCGACCACATCATGACCCACAAGGTCACCGTCGCGGCGTTCGACGCGGCCGGTGACCCGGAGCGCCACCCCGAGCTGGGCGAGCCGTGGCAGCCGCTGAAGCTCTACTACGACGTGGGCTTCTCCCGCGCCAAGATCATGAGCCTGCACGAGGCGGTGCTCGCCGCCGGGCTCGAGTCGCCGTACGGCGAGTGGATGAAGCGCTGGGACGAGCGCCCCGACAAGGGCGCCCGGATCACCACCCGGGTCGAGTGCGCCGACTACTTCCCGGTCCGCGACGACGCGCTGCGCGCGCACGCCACCCAGATCGACCCGGACGGCTTCTGGTTCCAGGTGCCGATGGAGCTGCAGAAGCGCGCCTGGCCGACGGAGGACTTCCAACTCGCCCGGTCGCTGGTCGACAGCCCGCTGCCCGAGTCGGACCTGTTCGCGGGCGTACGTGAGGCGTGCCGTGCCCACTGA
- a CDS encoding cystathionine gamma-synthase has translation MRHGFETLAIHAGQDPEARTGAVIPPIYQTSTYAQDAVGAPREGYEYSRSGNPTRDALQECLAALEGGPVALAFASGLAAEDTLLRTVCKPGDHVVIPDDAYGGTYRLFAKVAERWGLAYTPAKVSDPDAVRAAIRPGTTRIVWVETPTNPLLGIADIAALAAVAHDAGALLVVDNTFASPYLQQPIAFGADVVVHSTTKYVGGHSDVVGGALVAADRALGEELRYHQNAMGAVNGPFDAWLTLRGIKTLGVRMDRHCDNAERIAAYLDGHAKVAQVIYPGLPSHPGHEVAAKQMRRFGGMISFRAAGGEEHAVQICNRARLFVLAESLGGVESLIEHPGRMTHASAAGSPLEVPGDLVRLSVGIETVDDLLADLEQALG, from the coding sequence ATGAGGCACGGCTTCGAGACACTCGCCATCCACGCCGGTCAGGACCCGGAGGCCCGCACCGGTGCGGTGATCCCTCCGATCTACCAGACCAGCACGTACGCCCAGGACGCCGTCGGCGCGCCCCGCGAGGGCTACGAGTACAGCCGCTCCGGCAACCCCACCCGCGACGCGCTCCAGGAGTGCCTGGCCGCGCTGGAGGGCGGCCCGGTGGCGCTCGCCTTCGCCAGCGGCCTGGCCGCCGAGGACACGCTGCTGCGGACCGTCTGCAAGCCGGGCGACCACGTGGTGATCCCGGACGACGCGTACGGCGGGACGTACCGGCTGTTCGCCAAGGTGGCCGAGCGCTGGGGCCTGGCGTACACCCCGGCGAAGGTCTCCGACCCGGACGCCGTGCGGGCGGCGATCCGCCCGGGCACCACCAGGATCGTGTGGGTGGAGACGCCGACCAACCCGCTGCTCGGCATCGCCGACATCGCGGCGCTCGCCGCCGTGGCGCACGACGCCGGGGCGCTGCTGGTGGTCGACAACACGTTCGCCTCGCCGTACCTCCAGCAGCCGATCGCGTTCGGCGCGGACGTCGTGGTCCACTCCACCACCAAGTACGTCGGCGGGCACTCCGACGTGGTCGGCGGCGCGCTGGTCGCGGCGGACCGGGCGCTCGGCGAGGAGCTGCGCTACCACCAGAACGCGATGGGCGCGGTCAACGGCCCGTTCGACGCCTGGCTCACCCTGCGCGGCATCAAGACCCTCGGGGTACGGATGGACCGGCACTGCGACAACGCCGAGCGGATCGCGGCCTACCTGGACGGACACGCCAAGGTCGCCCAGGTCATCTACCCGGGCCTGCCGTCGCACCCCGGCCACGAGGTGGCCGCCAAGCAGATGCGCCGGTTCGGCGGCATGATCTCGTTCCGCGCGGCGGGCGGCGAGGAGCACGCGGTCCAGATCTGCAACCGGGCGCGGTTGTTCGTGCTCGCCGAGTCGCTGGGCGGCGTGGAGTCCCTGATCGAGCACCCGGGCCGGATGACACACGCGAGCGCTGCGGGCTCGCCGCTTGAAGTTCCCGGCGATCTCGTGCGACTGTCTGTCGGCATCGAGACGGTCGACGACCTGCTCGCCGATCTGGAGCAGGCCCTGGGCTGA
- the msrA gene encoding peptide-methionine (S)-S-oxide reductase MsrA: MFLRRMKAEMISPDQALPGRPIAMPIADRHEVLPSTLKGPFPEGAQVAVFGMGCFWGAERLFWTLPGVITTSAGYAGGYTTNPTYEEVCSGMTGHAEVVQVVYDPSKIAYEDLLKVFWENHDPTQGMRQGNDVGTQYRSAIYTTTDEQAAVAKASRDAFAPIVARAGKGEITTEIAPLGDYYFAEDYHQQYLAPTKNPNGYCNHGPNGLSCPVGVARIA; this comes from the coding sequence GTGTTCCTCCGCCGCATGAAGGCCGAAATGATCTCTCCTGACCAGGCCCTGCCGGGCCGTCCGATCGCGATGCCGATCGCCGACCGGCACGAGGTGCTGCCGTCGACGTTGAAGGGCCCGTTCCCCGAGGGCGCGCAGGTCGCCGTCTTCGGCATGGGCTGCTTCTGGGGTGCCGAGCGGCTGTTCTGGACCCTCCCCGGCGTGATCACCACGTCGGCCGGTTACGCGGGCGGGTACACCACCAACCCGACGTACGAGGAGGTCTGCTCGGGTATGACCGGGCACGCCGAGGTGGTCCAGGTGGTCTACGACCCGTCGAAGATCGCCTACGAGGACCTGCTGAAGGTCTTCTGGGAGAACCACGACCCGACCCAGGGCATGCGCCAGGGCAACGACGTGGGCACCCAGTACCGCTCGGCGATCTACACCACCACCGACGAGCAGGCCGCCGTCGCGAAGGCGTCGCGGGACGCGTTCGCGCCGATCGTGGCCCGGGCCGGCAAGGGTGAGATCACCACCGAGATCGCCCCGCTCGGCGACTACTACTTCGCCGAGGACTACCACCAGCAGTACCTGGCCCCGACGAAGAACCCGAACGGCTACTGCAACCACGGACCGAACGGGCTGAGCTGCCCAGTCGGCGTGGCCCGCATCGCGTAG
- a CDS encoding HIT family protein, translated as MSGCVFCGIVAGEVPAFRVTDEPDGVAFLDTRPVFKGHVLVVPRTHLVTLSDLPADVLPGYFRLVQRIAVAVESGLGSGGTFVAMNNRVSQSVAHLHTHVVPRTKGDGLRGFFWPRTRYADDAEATEFAGRISAALA; from the coding sequence ATGAGCGGGTGCGTGTTCTGCGGGATCGTGGCGGGCGAGGTGCCGGCCTTCCGGGTGACCGACGAGCCGGACGGGGTCGCGTTCCTCGACACCCGGCCGGTGTTCAAGGGACACGTGCTGGTGGTGCCCCGCACCCATCTGGTCACCCTGTCCGACCTGCCGGCCGACGTGCTGCCCGGCTACTTCCGGCTGGTGCAGCGCATCGCCGTGGCCGTGGAGTCCGGTCTGGGCTCCGGCGGGACGTTCGTGGCGATGAACAACCGGGTGTCCCAGTCGGTTGCGCACCTGCACACCCACGTGGTGCCCCGGACCAAGGGCGACGGCCTGCGCGGCTTCTTCTGGCCGCGTACCCGGTACGCCGACGACGCCGAGGCGACGGAGTTCGCCGGGCGGATCTCGGCGGCGCTGGCCTGA
- the ilvA gene encoding threonine ammonia-lyase, with protein MTELVGLADVQAARELLAGVTRTTPLEPSRPLSAALGGPVWLKCENLQRAGSYKVRGAYVRISRLSAEERSRGVVAASAGNHAQGVALAAGLVGAHATVFMPVNAPLPKVAATKGYGAQVELVGNTVDESLVAAQTFAERTGAVFIHPFDHADVIAGQGTVALEILEQCPDVRTIVTGVGGGGLVSGMAVAAKALRPDVRVIGVQAASAAAFPPSLRAGEPLRLPSFATIADGIAVGRPGELTFTHVRKLVDDVVTVSEEDISRALLTLLERGKQVVEPAGAVGVAALLAGAVEVDTPVVAVLSGGNIDPLLMLRVIEHGLAAAGRFLRITVRCTDRPGQLASMLGEIAEHRANVVDVVHQRANPHLRLGEVEVALSVETRGVEHSDTLISALRASGYQVVFTGEG; from the coding sequence ATGACGGAACTGGTCGGTCTCGCCGACGTACAGGCCGCGCGGGAACTGCTCGCCGGTGTCACCCGTACCACCCCGCTGGAGCCGTCCCGGCCGCTCAGCGCCGCGCTCGGCGGGCCGGTCTGGCTCAAGTGCGAGAACCTTCAGCGCGCCGGGTCGTACAAGGTGCGCGGCGCGTACGTGCGGATCTCCCGGCTCTCGGCCGAGGAGCGGTCCCGCGGCGTGGTCGCGGCGAGCGCCGGCAACCACGCCCAGGGCGTGGCGCTGGCCGCCGGGCTGGTCGGCGCGCACGCCACCGTCTTCATGCCGGTGAACGCGCCGCTGCCGAAGGTCGCCGCCACGAAGGGGTACGGCGCGCAGGTCGAGCTGGTCGGCAACACGGTGGACGAGTCGCTGGTCGCGGCGCAGACCTTCGCCGAGCGGACCGGAGCGGTGTTCATCCACCCGTTCGACCACGCGGACGTCATCGCCGGGCAGGGCACCGTGGCGCTGGAGATCCTCGAACAGTGCCCGGACGTGCGCACCATCGTGACCGGGGTGGGCGGCGGCGGGCTGGTCTCGGGCATGGCGGTGGCGGCCAAGGCGCTGCGTCCCGACGTACGCGTGATCGGGGTCCAGGCGGCGAGCGCCGCCGCCTTCCCGCCCTCGCTGCGGGCCGGCGAGCCGCTGCGGCTGCCCTCGTTCGCGACGATCGCGGACGGGATCGCCGTCGGCCGTCCGGGCGAGCTGACCTTCACCCACGTCCGCAAGCTCGTCGACGACGTCGTCACGGTCTCCGAGGAGGACATCTCGCGGGCGCTGCTGACGCTGCTCGAGCGCGGTAAGCAGGTCGTCGAGCCGGCCGGCGCGGTGGGCGTCGCGGCGCTGCTGGCCGGCGCGGTCGAGGTGGACACGCCGGTGGTCGCGGTGCTCTCCGGGGGCAACATCGACCCGCTGCTCATGCTCCGGGTGATCGAGCACGGCCTGGCGGCGGCCGGCCGGTTCCTGCGGATCACCGTGCGCTGCACGGACCGGCCCGGCCAGCTCGCCTCGATGCTCGGCGAGATCGCCGAGCACCGGGCCAACGTGGTGGACGTGGTGCACCAGCGCGCCAACCCGCACCTGCGCCTCGGCGAGGTGGAGGTGGCCCTGTCCGTCGAGACCCGCGGGGTGGAGCACTCGGACACCCTGATCAGCGCGCTGCGGGCCAGCGGCTACCAGGTGGTCTTCACCGGCGAGGGCTGA